From Trichoplusia ni isolate ovarian cell line Hi5 chromosome 20, tn1, whole genome shotgun sequence, a single genomic window includes:
- the LOC113503929 gene encoding dopamine D2-like receptor — MTLKPSQPEVTMSTTLVPYHNNTHYTTYLYPSKKPPDVRNTTLKVEVRDANNSGDFMKLVEDFSDYFYGNTSHDFSTNSSIDLADVYGYTNCSYNGTFNISCFNRQVDDSEQNLWALLLLIFPFFTLFGNVLVIMSVVRERTLQTVTNYFIVSLAVADLLVAVVVMPFGVYYLVSSKFKK; from the coding sequence ATGACGCTGAAGCCGAGCCAGCCTGAAGTGACGATGAGCACAACGCTAGTGCCGTACCACAACAACACACATTACACAACGTACCTGTACCCTTCAAAGAAGCCGCCCGACGTCAGGAACACCACACTCAAAGTGGAAGTCAGAGATGCGAACAATAGCGGAGACTTTATGAAGCTAGTCGAAGACTTTAGTGACTATTTTTACGGTAACACGTCCCATGACTTTAGTACCAACTCTTCAATAGATTTGGCCGATGTGTACGGTTACACAAACTGTAGTTATAATGGTACCTTTAATATATCATGTTTTAATAGGCAAGTGGACGATTCTGAGCAGAATTTGTGGGCGTTATTGCTGTTGATCTTTCCATTCTTCACGTTGTTTGGTAATGTGTTAGTGATTATGAGTGTGGTGAGGGAGAGGACGCTGCAGACAGTgactaattattttatagtgagCTTGGCGGTCGCGGATCTACTGGTGGCAGTCGTCGTCATGCCCTTCGGAGTTTATTATTTGGTAAGTAGTAAATTCAAGAAGTGA